From Pleurocapsa sp. PCC 7319:
CAACTGCTTCGTCTAACTTTGGTAAGTCCGTCTGACTGTCCCACTACCCCACCGACCTTAGTCGATGGTTTAGGCTGTTTCCGCTTCGCTCGCCGCTACTAAGGAAATCGCTTTTGCTTTCTCTTCCTTCAGCTACTAAGATGTTTCAGTTGGCTGAGTTCGCTCGCTCCTGCCTATATATTCAGCAGGTCGTTCATACAGGTTGCCCCATTCGGACACCCTCGGCTCATTGCTTGTTTCCAGCTCCCCGAGGCATTTCGTCGGTCACCACGTCCTTCTTCGCCTTTGTGTACCTAGGTATCCACCGTTAGCCCTTTGTAGCTTGACCTTGTATTGAGCATTTCTGCTCGATACTCTTTTTTCTCTACTTCTAGGTTTTTACACCTTGGACTTTTCTGACAAGTAAAACTTGCCGTCTTAGTTTTTTGACCTAATTACTTAGTTCTTTTTTGGCTCTATCACAAGTAATCCTTTTCTATGTTTTTCAACATTTCTCAGTCTTACTTCTTCTAGATATTATGCAGTTTTCAAGGTTCACCTCTGAACTCTTTAAAGTCCAGCATCCTCATTTCTTGCCTCGGCAATTCATGATAGTGCTGAATTTTAATCTCTTTATTTAGACTCTTGGTCTTTTTTTCTCTGGTGGAGGTAAGCGGACTTGAACCGCTGACATCCTGCTTGCAAAGCAGGCGCTCTACCAACTGAGCTATACCCCCAAACTCTTTTTAACTCCGAACTTCTAATTCCGAACTCCGAATTTAATTTTGTGGTGGGCCATCCTGGACTTGAACCAGGGACCTCACCCTTATCAGGGGTGCGCTCTAACCACCTGAGCTAATAGCCCTTGTCTTGGTCTAGTTTGAGCTAGAACCAGAACAATCAGTTTGACAGTTTTTCACAAATTACTTGAGGAATCGACCTTTGGTTTGACCTGTGATAACGAGACCTATATAATCGTCTTCGCTTCACGGCTTTGGTCTCCCTATAAGGAGGTGATCCAGCCACACCTTCCGGTACGGCTACCTTGTTACGACTTCACCCTAGTCACCAGCCCTGCCTTCGGCATCCCCCTCCACATAAGCGGTTAGGGTAACGACTTCGGGCGTGGCCAACTTCCATGGTGTGACGGGCGGTGTGTACAAGGCCCGGGAACGAATTCACCGCAGTATGCTGACCTGCGATTACTAGCGATTCCTCCTTCATGCAGGCGAGTTGCAGCCTGCAATCTGAACTGAGGCGGGGTTTGCTGAGATTCGCTTACGATCGCTCGCTTGCTGCCCTTTGTCCCCACCATTGTAGTACGTGTGTAGCCCAGAACGTAAGGGGCATGCTGACTTGACGTCATCCCCACCTTCCTCCGGTTTGTCACCGGCAGTCTTCCTAAAGTGCCCAACTTAATGCTGGCAACTAAGAATGAGGGTTGCGCTCGTTGCGGGACTTAACCCAACATCTCACGACACGAGCTGACGACAGCCATGCACCACCTGTCTTCGAGTTCCCTAAGGCACAGAAGCTATTACGCCTCCTTCTCGAGATGTCAAGTCCTGGTAAGGTTCTTCGCGTTGCATCGAATTAAACCACATACTCCACCGCTTGTCGCGGGCCCCCGTCAATTCCTTTGAGTTTCACACTTGCGTGCGTACTCCCCAGGCGGAACACTTAACGCGTTGGCTACGGCACTGCTCGGGTCGATACAAGCAACGCCTAGTGTTCATCGTTTACAGCTAAGACTACAGGGGTATCTAATCCCTTTCGCTACCCTAGCTTTCGTCCCTGAGTGTCAGTTACGGCCCAGTTGAGCGCCTTCGCCACTGGTGTTCTTCCCAATATCTACGCATTTCACCGCTACACTGGGAATTCCCTCAACCCCTACCGTACTCTAGCTGAACAGTTTCCACCGCTTGCCAGAAGTTGAGCTTCTGTCTTTAACAGCAGACTTGTACAGCCACCTGCGGACGCTTTACGCCCAATGATTCCGGATAACGCTTGCATCCTCCGTATTACCGCGGCTGCTGGCACGGAGTTAGCCGATGCTTATTCTTCAAGTACCGTCACTTTCTTCTTCCTTGAAAAAAGAGGTTTACAACCCAAAAGCCTTCCTCCCTCACGCGGTATTGCTCCGTCAGGCTTTCGCCCATTGCGGAAAATTCCCCACTGCTGCCTCCCGTAGGAGTCTGGGCCGTGTCTCAGTCCCAGTGTGGCTGCTCATCCTCTCAGACCAGCTACCGATCGCCGCCTTGGTAGGCTTTTACCCCACCAACTAACTAATCGGACGCGAGCTCTTCTCCAGGCTATAAATATTTCACCCGAGGGCATATTGGGTATTAGCAGCGATTTCTCCCTGTTGTCCCCATCCTGAAGGCAGATTCTCACGCGTTACTCACCCGTCCGCCACTAAATCCGAAGATTTCGTTCGACTTGCATGTGTTAGGCATACCGCCAGCGTTCATCCTGAGCCAGGATCAAACTCTCCATGATGAATCAAATCCATCAATTCAGTTGATTTTTTGACTCTTTTCGTTTTTTGTTATCCTCAGTAAAATTGCTTTTACTTGGGGATTGAATTAAGTTTTTTTAATTCCTAAAGTACTGTGTTTTAAAAACCGTCAAACTATTGATTTGTCTTGGTTCTGGGCGTTGCTGGGAGGTGTTGTTCTCTCAACCGCGCATTTACCAATATACTCATTCCATTTGAGAAAGTCAACCCCCTCGGCTGAAATAAAATTTAGGGAGAGAAAAAAATAGTTTTTTTTACATTAGACTAATTTCTCAAAACCCTCCATGCTATTGTGTTTGGGCAGATATTTAATTGGTAGATTTTTTATGTCTTTATCATTTCAAGAACTGATTGCTACCCTCAATAATTTTTGGAGCGATCGCGGTTGCATCATCACTCAGCCTTATGACACTGAAAAAGGGGCTGGAACCAAAAATCCGAGTACCTTTCTCAGGGCAATTGGTCCAGAACCTTGGGCTGTTGCCTATGTTGAGCCTTGCAGGAGACCCTCTGACGGAAGATATGGTGAAAATCCCAATCGTTTCCAGCAATACTATCAATATCAAGTGCTGATTAAACCTTCGCCAGACAATATCCAGGAAATTTATCTAGATTCTCTAAGGGCATTGGGCATTAATCCAGAAGATCATGATGTTCGTTTTGTTGAAGATAATTGGGAAGATGCTGCAGTCGGTGCTTGGGGTGCTGGTTGGGAAGTATGGTTAGACGGAATGGAAGTAACGCAATTTACTTATTTTCAGCAATGTGGCGGAATTGACTGTAATCCTGTGTCGATTGAAATTACCTATGGTTTGGAAAGACTGGCAATGTATTTACAAGATGTAGATGCCTTTACCAAAATCAGATGGAATGATCAGCTGTCTTACGGAGATATTTTCCTCCAGGCAGAAATAGAGCAGTGTACTTATAATTTTGAAGCGTCTGACCCCGACTTATTATTTAATCTTTTTAGTCTTTACGAGAAGGAAGCTAAGCAGCTAATTGATCGAGGTTTAGTCATTCCCAGCTTAGATTATGTTTTGAAATGTTCCCATACTTTTAACTTGTTAGATGCCAGGGGAGTTATCGCTGTGACGGAAAGGACTAGGTATATTGGCAGAATTCGTAGTATGGCTCGGCAAGTAGCTCAATTATATTTAGAACAAAGAGAAAGTTTGGGATTTCCTTTGCAAAAAATTGCTTAGAATTTCAGTCTTGGCTTGGGGGTTTATGTAGCCTGGAATTCAGGCTACATAATTTTTTATTTCACTGACATCTTATACCAGTACAAAATAACTCAAAAATTAAGATAAAGGAATCAATTTATTCTCCTTCTTGCCCCGTCCCTATGTCGGAGGAAACCTCTGACGGGGCGGTGCGCTTTTCCCTTTAACCTCTACCCCTTTTCCCAATAGCATAGGTAGATTACGCAGTAGGTGCAAGATCTGAGCCTTTAACTAGCGGTGCTTCAGAGCCTCTCTTGCTTGTTCGCGATCGTCAAAATGAATTTTTTCTGTACCCAAAATCTGATAATCTTCATGTCCTTTGCCAGCAATTAGAACTCCGTCTCCTGGTTGTGCATCTTGAATGGCAGTTGCGATCGCCTTCGCCCGGTCGCCGATGACAATTGGCTCAACAGTATCAGGAATTCCCGCCACCACATCTTTTAAGATCTGTTCTGGATTTTCTGTACGGGGGTTGTCGGAAGTTACTACTGCAACATCTGCCAGCTCTGCGGCAATTTTACCCATCAAGGGACGTTTAGTGCGATCGCGATCGCCTCCGCAACCAAAGACACAAATCATTTTGCCACTAATGAAAGGTCGAGCAGCTTGCAACAAATTTTTAAGGCTATCAGGAGTATGGGCATAATCGACAATAACGCTAATATCTTGATTGGGATTAATTTGCACCCGTTCCATCCTCCCTGGGACGCCAGAAAAGTGGGGAAGGCTGTCTGTAAGAATTTTCAAATCTACTCCCAAATGTAAAGCTGTACCGACTGCTGCGAGTAGATTGGCTAAATTAAATTGACCAACCAAAGGGGAATTAAAAGCTACTTTTCCTGCCGGAGTGTGCAACTTCCCACTAACTCCTGTAGGCTGATAATCTAAATCGCTAGTGTATAAATCAGCAGACTGGTTATTAACGCTGTAAGTCCAAACTTGACTACTATCTAGCTGTTTAATTAAACGTTGACCATAAGGATCGTCTAAATTAATGATTGCTTTACCATTTAAATATTCAGGGCTAAACAATAGAGACTTGGCTAGAAAATAGTCCTCCATGTCTTGATGATAGTCAAGATGATCCTGAGTCAAGTTAGTAAAGACTCCTACCTCAAATCCACAACCTTTGACCCTGCCCTGAGCTAAAGCGTGAGAACTAACTTCCATGACAGCATATTCATTGCCGGCTTTTACCGCCTCAGATAATTGAGATTGCAATTCCACTGCAAAAGGAGTTGTATGAGTTGCAATTTGGCTATATCCTTGCCAACGAGTGTACAAAGTCCCCAGCAGTGCGGTGGGATGTTTTGCTCGACATAAAAAATACTCAATTAGATGACTAGTTGTTGTTTTACCGTTTGTTCCTGTTACACCGACAGTGTTGAGCTTGCTTGTAGGATAATTATAAAAAGCGGCAGCGATCGCACTACAGGTAGAAATCATATCTTCAGCTTTAATTACACAGACATCTGCTGTAGGAGGCTGTTTGTCGGCAGCTTGAGGTGTTACCACTGCCGCGATCGCCCCTTGCCCCATTGCACTTTGCCAAAATTCTCCTCCATCAACTCTTGTACCAGGCATGCCAATAAACAAATCACCCTTTTGGCACGCATGAGAATTAGTGCATACTCGGTTGACTTCCAAATCTAGGGCAAAGTGTTCTGGTTGCTGAAGATTTACTTTGGCTAATAATTCGCGCAGCTTCATCATGATTATCTTGGGTAAAATGCGATTCAACTACTACATTTTGGACACTTTTTTACTCTGATATTATTAAATTTTTCTGTAACATTTGCTCCAATTTGGCTACAGAGGCACGGGGAGATAAGCGGGGTAAGATTTTTTCCCCTTCAGGCAACTTTTGACAAAGTACTGGTATTTCGTATTCGTAAGCGGCAAACCAGTCTTCGCGGGTGTTAATATCTCTTATTTCTAGGTCAAATTGGACATTGCTAACTTGCGCAAGTTTCTCTTGCAATCCTGCACATAAATGACAACCAGGTTTACTGTAGAGGATCAGATACATTGAGTAGTTTAATTATTATTCTTATTTAGAATAGCAATGTATGCGAGTTAATAAAAAGCCCAGCTCTGGCAAATTATGGAAAATACACAGTAATAAATAACATCAATTAGTATTTTCAAACTACAATAAGTAATTAAATTCACTTGATAAGACTTTAGAGTTCTAAGCTAGCAATAATTCAACAGTTTTTGCACATTTTTATTAAGCTTTTATCTATTTTTCAACACGTTTTCAACATATTTTCAACAATATTTTTTTGCAAGATAATATTATTTTGATAGTTCATTATCAAGTTGCATTGATTGTTGCACAATGCAACAATCAATTATTTGCTAAATATTGCGAATAAAATCAAACTAGAGACAAATATAATGATAGTAAAACTATTTACTATAAGATCCCAGTCATTTTGAATATTGACAAAAATTGAAAAATTAGCGAATATTCATATAGACATCAAAAGATATTTACTTGTGATTTATTTCTCTAGTATTAATTATTATTAATTGAACAGCAACACTTAACTTTTATTGATGTATTTAAATGGGTCGTAAAAAGCAATAATTCTCTTGATAGTAATCAAATAAAGCTAGTGAAATAAATATTCTGCTTGTAGATATTTAGACTAATTTATTATTTTTCTAAACAAGCAAATGAATCAAACATCTTGCATCAGCGTAGAAGCAGAAATTAACAGTGAGCTACATAAATCTCTGCTCAAGTATCTAGACTGTCATCCCTACTGGGATTTAAATCGAGTGCTTAATGCCTCTTTATCCCTATTTATGATGCAGAACTGGAGTCAAGAAAATGGCTTAAAACAGCAGGATTATGATACTTGTAGTCGTGTTTACCTTGATAGTATTTTTTATGAACACCATACTCATAGGCGTTATGAACAGAACAATTAATGCCTAAATCGTGATGCTAAATTACTCAATTAAGTTGGGATAAATCAAAATCTTGTAGGGTGAAGCTACAGGAAAGTGTCAAGAAACTGAATTTAGCTTAGCAAGCATTTTGGCATCATAAAGACCTTCCGACCAGTTTTTTGAGTCCTTAATCTGTTCTACAGTCAGGTTTTCTACGCCGAAAAACTTGGTTTTGTGTAAGTTGGCATCAGTCAGTAGGCACCCATTAAAATTAACGTCGCCGAAGTAAGCTTGAGCTAAATTAGCACGTACAAAATTGGCACCAACAATATTGGCACCGACAAAATCTACATCTTGTAGTTCTGCTTCTATAAAATTGCTATGGGTGAGATTTGCTCCGGTGAGATTACAGTTATTAAGTTTAGTATTAATTAGTTTGGTTTCTACTAAATTGGCATGGCTTAAATTGGCGTTACTCAGATTGGCGTTACTTAAATCTGCTCCTGATAAATAGGCATTACTTAAATCTGCTCCCGCTAAGTTAATTCCCCTTAAGTCAGCTTCGGGAGCATTAAAACCGCTAAGAGAAACTCGATCATCGTTTAGGTCTTGTAGAGCTTGCAATCGCGCGTAGCTATTTCTCAAACCATTAGCCGAGTCAATAGTTTTCCAGGCTTCGTAGTGAGCTTGTTTGTCTCTTTCTGGAGCTTCGAGAAAAAATAGCCAAACTGCGACCAAAATACTAAATCCTTCAACAATACTCAACAACACCGACTCTCTAATCTGACAGAAAAGCCATGATTCAGTGTTTTGACAAGCCTTTTCCGCCCCAAAAACAGTTTCAATTACCAGGATTAAGGCAATCAAAATGGTAGTTCCTCCCACAGCTAAGAGAATTCGATAAAAAGAACGTTGAAGTTTTTTATTGCCAATTTTCATGGTTACTAGTTCTCCTGTTGAGGGCAAATAGTAGAAGCCTAAATATTACTTCTACTATTTGTAATTTATGCTGTTAATTGTTTCATTTCTCTAGGTACACTGTCTTTAACCAAAGAGCGAGAATTGCCACCAGTTTTGATTGTGTCACCAACCATAGCAAACATGGCATCAATTTTACGTTTTCGCCACTCGGCAACGATTTGATCGATCTCTCTAGAAGATAAACGTCTTTCCATTGCTTCATAGAGATATGCTGCGTGTCTAGTTTCGTCTCGTGCCACACTTAAAATACTCTGTTGCAGATTACGACTTCGGGGTTCGTGAGCAGGTAATGCTCTTGACATCCGAGCAAAATCTTTACTAGCATCAAGTTCTAAAATATAAGTGCTAGCCATAAATACCAGCCAATCAATATTTTCTGCCTTCAGCGATTCTAGGTCGTAACCCCGATAATATTTAGCCATAAAAGGACTAGAATTTTTAGCTTTTGACTCCGACTGTTTTAGTTGCTTCATTTCGGCAGCACTTTTAACCTGTTTCCCTAGCTGCTTTAATCCGTGGGCAAATATTTGACCGTGTCGTTTTTCGTCCGCAGCATGGATGGTTAGTTTTTCTGCTAGCCATATATCTCCCTCGGTTTTAGCTCTCGCCCCCAAGGTTTTCAAAAAAGGAACTGCACCAGATTCAGCTAATTGGAATCC
This genomic window contains:
- the glyQ gene encoding glycine--tRNA ligase subunit alpha, with translation MSLSFQELIATLNNFWSDRGCIITQPYDTEKGAGTKNPSTFLRAIGPEPWAVAYVEPCRRPSDGRYGENPNRFQQYYQYQVLIKPSPDNIQEIYLDSLRALGINPEDHDVRFVEDNWEDAAVGAWGAGWEVWLDGMEVTQFTYFQQCGGIDCNPVSIEITYGLERLAMYLQDVDAFTKIRWNDQLSYGDIFLQAEIEQCTYNFEASDPDLLFNLFSLYEKEAKQLIDRGLVIPSLDYVLKCSHTFNLLDARGVIAVTERTRYIGRIRSMARQVAQLYLEQRESLGFPLQKIA
- a CDS encoding DUF2811 domain-containing protein; this encodes MNQTSCISVEAEINSELHKSLLKYLDCHPYWDLNRVLNASLSLFMMQNWSQENGLKQQDYDTCSRVYLDSIFYEHHTHRRYEQNN
- a CDS encoding pentapeptide repeat-containing protein translates to MKIGNKKLQRSFYRILLAVGGTTILIALILVIETVFGAEKACQNTESWLFCQIRESVLLSIVEGFSILVAVWLFFLEAPERDKQAHYEAWKTIDSANGLRNSYARLQALQDLNDDRVSLSGFNAPEADLRGINLAGADLSNAYLSGADLSNANLSNANLSHANLVETKLINTKLNNCNLTGANLTHSNFIEAELQDVDFVGANIVGANFVRANLAQAYFGDVNFNGCLLTDANLHKTKFFGVENLTVEQIKDSKNWSEGLYDAKMLAKLNSVS
- a CDS encoding UDP-N-acetylmuramoyl-L-alanyl-D-glutamate--2,6-diaminopimelate ligase — translated: MKLRELLAKVNLQQPEHFALDLEVNRVCTNSHACQKGDLFIGMPGTRVDGGEFWQSAMGQGAIAAVVTPQAADKQPPTADVCVIKAEDMISTCSAIAAAFYNYPTSKLNTVGVTGTNGKTTTSHLIEYFLCRAKHPTALLGTLYTRWQGYSQIATHTTPFAVELQSQLSEAVKAGNEYAVMEVSSHALAQGRVKGCGFEVGVFTNLTQDHLDYHQDMEDYFLAKSLLFSPEYLNGKAIINLDDPYGQRLIKQLDSSQVWTYSVNNQSADLYTSDLDYQPTGVSGKLHTPAGKVAFNSPLVGQFNLANLLAAVGTALHLGVDLKILTDSLPHFSGVPGRMERVQINPNQDISVIVDYAHTPDSLKNLLQAARPFISGKMICVFGCGGDRDRTKRPLMGKIAAELADVAVVTSDNPRTENPEQILKDVVAGIPDTVEPIVIGDRAKAIATAIQDAQPGDGVLIAGKGHEDYQILGTEKIHFDDREQAREALKHR
- a CDS encoding glutaredoxin family protein, producing MYLILYSKPGCHLCAGLQEKLAQVSNVQFDLEIRDINTREDWFAAYEYEIPVLCQKLPEGEKILPRLSPRASVAKLEQMLQKNLIISE